In one Methanobrevibacter arboriphilus genomic region, the following are encoded:
- a CDS encoding formate/nitrite transporter family protein, whose translation MGSSFKSPADTAKAIAGIAELKEKAPLGNVLILSFLAGAYIAFGGLLAEVATGGMAAAGFPPGLVKLFFGAVFPVGLMLVVIAGSELFTGNNMYMAVGVLSGKASLKGLGKNWVVSWIFNFIGAVFVAYVFAYLAGILTVEPFMGNAATIAQTKALGGAEFMSAGKSVVSLTWDKAFLRSIGCNWLVCLAVYLAIASDDIIGKVMGIWFPIMAFVALGFEHSVANMFFIPVGIFLGKVTWYQCFVNNLIPVTIGNIIGGAIFVGFLYWYTYLRGQDLST comes from the coding sequence ATGGGTTCGTCTTTTAAGAGTCCTGCTGATACAGCTAAGGCTATTGCTGGTATCGCAGAGCTTAAAGAGAAAGCACCATTAGGAAATGTTCTTATTTTAAGTTTCCTTGCTGGTGCATATATCGCATTTGGAGGTCTTTTGGCTGAGGTTGCTACTGGTGGTATGGCTGCTGCTGGGTTCCCGCCAGGACTCGTGAAACTATTTTTCGGTGCTGTGTTTCCAGTTGGTTTGATGCTAGTTGTTATAGCTGGATCAGAACTTTTCACTGGGAATAACATGTATATGGCTGTTGGTGTTTTATCTGGTAAAGCAAGTTTGAAAGGACTGGGTAAAAATTGGGTTGTTAGTTGGATTTTCAATTTTATAGGTGCTGTTTTTGTTGCTTATGTTTTTGCATATTTAGCTGGTATCCTAACTGTTGAACCTTTCATGGGTAATGCTGCTACTATTGCTCAAACTAAAGCGCTGGGTGGCGCTGAGTTTATGTCAGCAGGTAAATCTGTTGTTTCTTTAACTTGGGATAAAGCATTTCTTAGGTCTATTGGTTGTAACTGGCTTGTTTGTCTGGCAGTATACTTAGCTATTGCATCTGATGATATTATTGGAAAAGTTATGGGTATATGGTTCCCTATTATGGCGTTTGTAGCTTTAGGGTTTGAGCACAGTGTTGCTAATATGTTTTTTATACCTGTAGGAATTTTCCTAGGTAAAGTAACTTGGTATCAATGTTTTGTTAATAATTTAATACCTGTTACCATAGGTAATATTATCGGTGGAGCTATATTTGTTGGATTCTTGTACTGGTACACGTATTTGAGAGGACAAGATCTAAGTACATAG
- the fdhF gene encoding formate dehydrogenase subunit alpha, which produces MVEMKYVPTICPYCGTGCGLNLVVVDEKVVGVEPWKRHPVNEGKLCPKGMFSHEFIHREDRLTKPLIKQPNGEFKEASWEEATDLVAKKLGEIKDENPDNIGFLACARSPNENIYITQKFARKVIGTHNVDHCARICHGPTVAGLARTFGSGAMTNDFKSIEEADVVFIIGSNNMEAHPLFGRRVIRAKKNGAKIIVADPRFTPTAKLADIYMEFRSGGDVALLNAMMKIIIDEGLQDDEFIKDRTKNYQRLKEVVSKYDLKKAAEIAEVNVEKLVEATMLYAKADKAAIVYSLGITEHRHGADNVMSTANLAMLTGNIGRNGTGVNPLRGQNNVQGACDMGALPTDYPGYQKVVDVDATRLVEQNWTCTLNDCAPGLTVVEMIHAAAAGDIKAMYITGEDPVLSDPDTNHVIEAMENLDFLVVQDIFMSETGKYADVVLPAAGWGEQEGTFTNGERRVQLVRKAVNPPGEAKVDWEIMKEIAVKMGADPEQFTYNNAEEIFDEMREITPQYKGMNRERLERPEALHWPCPDENHPGTGLMHVNTFAHPDGMGVFEPAEYIGPSELPDDSYPLILTTTRTLFHYHASMTRRCKTLDNELPTGYVEIHTNDAKKLGILNRELVKVKSRRGEIEIPARVTDDIKEGEINIPMHFAECAANMLTTSKELDPKSKMAELKVCAAVVEKME; this is translated from the coding sequence ATGGTTGAAATGAAATATGTCCCTACAATATGTCCATATTGTGGAACTGGTTGTGGACTTAATCTCGTTGTAGTCGATGAAAAAGTCGTTGGTGTAGAACCATGGAAAAGACATCCAGTAAATGAAGGAAAATTATGTCCAAAAGGAATGTTTTCTCATGAATTTATTCATAGAGAAGATAGATTGACTAAACCACTTATAAAACAACCAAATGGTGAATTTAAAGAAGCTAGTTGGGAAGAAGCAACTGATCTTGTTGCAAAAAAATTAGGAGAAATTAAAGATGAAAATCCTGACAACATTGGATTTTTAGCTTGTGCAAGATCACCAAATGAAAATATTTATATTACTCAAAAATTTGCGCGTAAGGTAATAGGAACTCACAATGTTGATCACTGTGCTCGTATTTGTCATGGACCTACTGTAGCAGGTTTAGCTAGGACTTTTGGTTCTGGTGCTATGACTAATGATTTCAAAAGTATTGAAGAAGCAGATGTTGTTTTTATAATTGGTTCTAATAATATGGAAGCACATCCACTTTTTGGTAGAAGAGTCATAAGGGCTAAGAAAAATGGTGCAAAAATCATTGTTGCTGATCCAAGATTTACTCCAACTGCAAAACTTGCAGATATTTATATGGAATTTAGATCTGGTGGAGATGTTGCATTATTAAATGCTATGATGAAGATCATTATAGACGAAGGCTTACAGGATGATGAGTTCATCAAAGACAGAACTAAAAACTATCAAAGATTGAAAGAAGTTGTAAGTAAATACGATCTTAAAAAAGCTGCTGAAATTGCTGAAGTAAATGTTGAAAAGCTTGTAGAAGCTACAATGTTATATGCAAAAGCTGATAAGGCCGCTATTGTCTATTCATTAGGTATTACTGAACATAGGCATGGTGCTGATAATGTAATGTCAACAGCTAATTTAGCAATGCTTACTGGTAATATTGGTAGAAATGGTACTGGTGTAAATCCACTTAGAGGACAAAACAATGTACAAGGTGCTTGTGATATGGGTGCACTTCCAACTGATTATCCAGGTTATCAAAAAGTTGTTGATGTAGATGCTACACGTCTTGTAGAGCAAAATTGGACTTGTACTTTGAATGATTGTGCTCCAGGACTCACTGTTGTTGAGATGATTCATGCGGCAGCTGCAGGTGATATTAAAGCAATGTATATAACTGGTGAAGATCCTGTACTTTCAGATCCAGATACTAATCATGTTATTGAAGCTATGGAAAATCTTGACTTTTTAGTTGTTCAGGATATTTTCATGTCTGAAACTGGTAAATATGCAGATGTTGTACTTCCGGCTGCAGGCTGGGGTGAACAAGAAGGAACCTTTACTAATGGTGAAAGAAGGGTTCAACTTGTACGAAAAGCTGTTAACCCACCTGGTGAAGCTAAAGTTGATTGGGAGATCATGAAAGAGATAGCTGTTAAGATGGGAGCTGACCCAGAACAATTCACATACAATAATGCAGAAGAAATTTTTGATGAAATGCGAGAAATTACTCCTCAATATAAAGGTATGAATAGAGAACGTTTAGAACGTCCAGAAGCGTTACATTGGCCATGTCCTGATGAAAATCATCCTGGTACTGGTTTAATGCATGTTAATACTTTTGCTCATCCTGATGGAATGGGAGTATTTGAGCCTGCAGAATATATAGGTCCATCTGAACTTCCAGATGACAGTTATCCTCTAATATTAACTACAACAAGAACTCTTTTCCATTATCATGCTAGTATGACAAGAAGGTGTAAGACACTTGATAATGAATTACCAACAGGTTATGTTGAAATTCACACCAATGATGCTAAAAAGCTTGGTATATTGAATAGAGAACTTGTTAAGGTTAAATCTAGAAGAGGAGAAATTGAAATTCCTGCAAGAGTAACTGATGATATAAAAGAAGGCGAAATTAACATACCTATGCACTTTGCAGAATGTGCAGCTAATATGTTGACTACTTCTAAAGAACTTGACCCTAAATCTAAAATGGCAGAGTTAAAAGTATGTGCAGCTGTTGTCGAAAAGATGGAGTAA
- a CDS encoding Coenzyme F420 hydrogenase/dehydrogenase, beta subunit C-terminal domain, translated as MSVKVNDMCYMWSADDDLAKKGEYGGAVTTLMKYMLENGIVDAVLAVEKGADLYDAVPILINDPKDIAKSAGSLHCGTLNIAKVVEKYLDGVNDIKVAVTCKPCDAMTIRELIKKGRIIEDNLIMVGVNCGGTMPPVKTREMIEEVYEMDPDEVVKEEIAKGKLIIETENDEKSFSIDELEEDGLGRRTNCQRCEVNIPQMADMALGNWGVIGPLAGKATFVEVFSDKGADVLDKAISAGVVNIEEANPKGIEIRGKINQSMVNLANKSKEFAYSDIKGDILEVFAEYQDEFSRCMKCYGCREACPICYCPECSLESNGPDWLTKALIPAAPMFHLERMVHMVDSCTNCGQCEEVCPSEIPVAKVWDTVNAKIQEIFDYYRGVEDEGVVSPLTYYQDKGLRD; from the coding sequence ATGTCAGTAAAAGTTAATGATATGTGTTATATGTGGTCTGCTGATGATGATTTAGCTAAAAAAGGTGAATACGGTGGTGCTGTAACTACATTGATGAAATATATGCTTGAAAATGGTATTGTTGATGCAGTTTTGGCTGTTGAAAAAGGTGCTGATCTTTATGATGCTGTACCTATTTTAATTAATGATCCTAAAGATATAGCTAAATCTGCTGGTTCTCTTCATTGTGGTACTTTAAATATCGCGAAAGTTGTTGAAAAGTATCTTGATGGTGTAAATGATATTAAAGTTGCTGTTACATGTAAACCATGTGATGCAATGACTATAAGAGAACTTATAAAAAAAGGAAGAATAATAGAAGATAATTTAATCATGGTTGGTGTTAATTGTGGAGGAACTATGCCTCCAGTTAAAACCCGTGAAATGATTGAAGAAGTATATGAAATGGATCCTGATGAAGTTGTTAAAGAAGAAATAGCTAAAGGAAAACTCATTATTGAAACAGAAAATGATGAAAAGTCTTTCAGTATTGATGAACTTGAAGAAGATGGATTAGGTAGGAGAACCAATTGTCAAAGATGTGAAGTCAACATTCCTCAAATGGCTGACATGGCTTTAGGTAATTGGGGAGTTATTGGTCCACTAGCTGGAAAAGCAACTTTTGTAGAGGTATTTTCTGATAAAGGTGCAGATGTTCTTGATAAAGCTATTTCTGCTGGTGTTGTAAATATTGAAGAAGCTAATCCTAAAGGTATAGAAATTAGGGGCAAAATTAATCAATCTATGGTTAATTTAGCTAATAAGTCTAAAGAATTTGCTTATAGTGATATTAAAGGAGATATTTTAGAAGTTTTTGCTGAATATCAAGATGAATTCTCTCGATGTATGAAATGTTATGGATGTCGTGAAGCTTGTCCAATTTGTTATTGTCCTGAATGTTCATTAGAATCTAATGGTCCGGATTGGCTTACTAAAGCTTTAATTCCAGCTGCACCAATGTTTCATTTAGAAAGAATGGTGCATATGGTTGATTCATGTACTAATTGTGGACAATGTGAGGAAGTTTGCCCTTCTGAAATTCCTGTAGCTAAAGTATGGGACACTGTAAATGCAAAAATCCAAGAAATTTTCGACTACTACCGTGGTGTAGAAGATGAAGGTGTTGTGTCTCCATTAACATATTATCAGGATAAAGGACTAAGAGACTAA
- the mobB gene encoding molybdopterin-guanine dinucleotide biosynthesis protein B, with translation MKIISVVGKKNTGKTSLTVKIIKELKKRSFKVATIKHSHHMLEMDRENTDTWKHKEAGSETVVGIGNRTFFNIDKDLTLERLLFLIKLIDEPDFVVVEGFKNYNYAKISTSNEINDEFTLKNVDALNIKDSEIPKLVDLIENYSYDILDTLYLNNCGLNDAESIAKAIISQSQERKENEKYNIKDNIIESKEENIEENKQDSKEENKEENKKKEIQKQLKELEVEDIDVLLSINEKVIGVNSFVSSFMKNSILGMLNSLKTEEYGIKDFDKVELVINNGNKK, from the coding sequence ATTAAAATAATTTCTGTTGTGGGTAAGAAAAATACTGGTAAAACTTCATTAACTGTTAAAATAATAAAAGAATTGAAAAAAAGGAGTTTTAAAGTTGCTACCATTAAACATTCTCATCATATGCTTGAAATGGACCGTGAAAATACTGATACATGGAAACATAAAGAAGCTGGTTCTGAAACAGTGGTTGGAATAGGTAATCGAACTTTTTTTAATATAGATAAAGATTTGACTTTAGAGAGACTTCTATTTTTGATAAAGCTAATTGATGAGCCAGATTTTGTTGTAGTTGAAGGATTCAAAAATTACAACTATGCAAAAATTTCAACATCAAATGAAATTAATGATGAATTTACATTAAAGAATGTGGATGCATTAAATATTAAAGATTCTGAAATACCAAAACTTGTTGATCTAATTGAAAATTATAGTTATGATATTTTAGATACATTATACCTTAATAATTGTGGTCTTAATGATGCTGAATCCATTGCAAAAGCTATAATAAGTCAATCTCAAGAAAGAAAAGAGAATGAAAAATATAATATAAAAGATAATATAATAGAGAGTAAAGAAGAGAATATAGAGGAAAATAAACAAGATAGTAAAGAAGAGAATAAAGAAGAAAATAAAAAGAAAGAAATTCAAAAGCAGTTGAAAGAACTTGAAGTTGAAGATATTGATGTTCTTCTTTCTATCAATGAAAAAGTAATTGGTGTGAACTCTTTTGTAAGTAGTTTCATGAAAAATAGTATCCTTGGAATGTTAAATTCTCTCAAAACTGAAGAATATGGGATAAAAGACTTTGATAAAGTGGAACTTGTGATTAATAATGGAAACAAAAAATAA
- the moaA gene encoding GTP 3',8-cyclase MoaA, which translates to METKNNIEERLSPFLEDNFDDSSLKNLSKKVEDRYNRPIISLRLSITNRCNINCLYCHHDGMMPSNNEMTSDEIFQILKIAKTLGVEKIRFSGGEPLIRKDIVEIIEKTASLNFKDISITTNGILLAKYAEDLFNAGLTRVNVSFDTLDSETYKKITTKNYLKEAKKGVLKAVEVGLNPVKLNMVVMKNINDNEVMEMFEFAKDNGLVLQLIELMKSENCDDNAFSEEYHFDVSLIEKKLAKLAKKVRTRKFMQDRKKYFIDDGEIEVVRPMDNTKFCENCTRLRITPEGKIKPCLLRNDNLIDIITPLREGASEDSLRKIFLEGISNREPYYINDNE; encoded by the coding sequence ATGGAAACAAAAAATAATATAGAAGAGAGACTATCTCCTTTTTTAGAGGATAATTTTGATGATAGTTCTTTAAAAAATCTTTCAAAAAAAGTTGAGGATAGATACAATCGTCCAATAATTTCTCTTAGGCTTTCTATAACTAATAGATGCAATATAAATTGCTTATACTGTCATCATGATGGTATGATGCCTTCAAATAATGAAATGACTTCTGATGAAATTTTTCAGATTTTAAAGATTGCCAAAACACTGGGTGTTGAAAAAATAAGGTTTTCTGGTGGTGAACCGCTTATTAGGAAGGATATTGTTGAAATTATTGAGAAAACTGCTTCTTTAAATTTTAAAGATATATCTATAACTACTAATGGAATTTTGTTAGCTAAATATGCTGAGGATCTTTTTAATGCAGGTCTAACTAGAGTTAATGTTAGTTTTGATACTCTTGATTCTGAAACTTATAAAAAAATTACAACAAAAAACTATCTTAAAGAAGCAAAAAAAGGCGTTTTAAAAGCTGTTGAGGTAGGATTAAACCCAGTTAAGTTAAACATGGTTGTGATGAAGAATATTAACGATAATGAAGTTATGGAAATGTTTGAATTTGCAAAAGATAATGGGCTTGTTCTTCAGTTAATTGAACTTATGAAATCTGAAAACTGTGATGATAATGCTTTTAGTGAAGAGTATCATTTTGATGTTAGTTTAATAGAAAAAAAATTGGCAAAATTGGCAAAAAAAGTCAGAACTCGTAAGTTTATGCAAGATAGGAAAAAATATTTTATTGATGATGGTGAAATTGAAGTTGTTAGACCAATGGATAACACTAAATTTTGTGAAAATTGTACTAGACTTAGAATAACTCCTGAAGGAAAAATTAAACCTTGTTTACTTAGGAATGATAATCTTATTGATATAATCACTCCTTTAAGAGAGGGAGCTTCTGAAGATAGTCTTCGAAAAATCTTTTTAGAGGGAATAAGTAATAGAGAACCTTATTATATTAATGATAATGAATAG
- a CDS encoding 4Fe-4S dicluster domain-containing protein: MPNHIASGLKYLAAIELKKQGFNQQMIADELDIDRSTVSHYLNGRNLSWNSIEVAKTITNMCPKDFLIMTQTLFKDEQKTRKIALICKNGDYHAEVSDSCIGCGLCVDLCLMKAVSLDSLKAQIDSIYCCGCLLCEEGCPTNSIKILEVKNDREYERS, translated from the coding sequence ATGCCAAATCATATTGCTTCTGGTCTTAAATACTTAGCTGCAATTGAGCTGAAAAAACAAGGTTTTAATCAGCAAATGATTGCAGATGAACTTGATATCGATCGTTCAACTGTTTCTCATTATCTTAACGGTCGAAATTTATCATGGAATTCTATCGAGGTAGCTAAGACTATAACAAATATGTGTCCTAAAGATTTTTTAATTATGACACAGACCTTGTTTAAAGATGAACAAAAAACCCGTAAAATTGCTTTAATTTGTAAGAATGGGGATTATCATGCAGAAGTTTCAGATTCATGTATTGGGTGTGGATTATGTGTAGATTTGTGCTTAATGAAGGCAGTCAGTTTAGACTCTTTGAAAGCTCAGATAGACTCCATTTACTGTTGTGGGTGTCTTCTTTGTGAAGAAGGATGTCCAACAAATTCTATAAAAATTTTGGAGGTAAAAAATGATCGCGAATACGAAAGAAGTTAA
- the fwdF gene encoding tungsten-dependent formylmethanofuran dehydrogenase subunit FwdF, with translation MIANTKEVKDEGFDIKRSAEEVRNLSFKDHICIGCGICESTCPVDAITVADMGPIVREEVDISKIDIDEDKCVLCGMCSGLCPVNALDFTIDNEPISTIDAYPHYIASAEIDDDTCIYCQRCEVACPREAITIARSLPERSDLVTGEIEVDEETCIHCGICDEMCPADAIDVDRTPGAESIEINKDKCVYCLICKKSCPVNAIKAACRICSYGDYDIDPADAVTTGSSFIDDELCVKCGWCEEICPVDAAKVKKQYEGTLDIDQDKCTVCGTCIDVCPCDVLSFPESTGPATVVDNIKKDEQYCIHCGACERACPVDAIDVKITNVDHTPTKSKSWIEKFEALKN, from the coding sequence ATGATCGCGAATACGAAAGAAGTTAAAGATGAAGGCTTTGACATTAAAAGATCAGCAGAAGAAGTAAGAAATTTATCTTTCAAAGATCATATTTGTATCGGCTGTGGGATATGTGAATCTACTTGTCCAGTAGATGCTATAACTGTTGCTGATATGGGTCCTATTGTAAGAGAAGAAGTAGATATTTCTAAAATCGACATTGATGAAGATAAATGTGTTCTTTGTGGTATGTGTAGTGGTTTATGTCCAGTAAATGCATTGGATTTCACTATAGATAATGAACCTATTTCTACTATTGATGCATATCCTCATTATATTGCATCTGCTGAAATTGACGATGATACTTGTATTTATTGTCAAAGATGTGAAGTTGCATGTCCTAGAGAGGCTATAACTATAGCTAGATCTTTACCAGAAAGATCTGATTTAGTTACTGGTGAAATAGAAGTTGATGAAGAAACTTGTATTCATTGTGGAATATGTGATGAAATGTGCCCAGCTGATGCTATTGATGTAGATAGAACCCCTGGTGCTGAAAGTATTGAAATTAACAAAGATAAATGTGTATATTGTTTAATTTGTAAGAAATCATGTCCTGTAAATGCAATTAAAGCAGCTTGTAGGATTTGTTCTTATGGAGACTATGATATAGATCCAGCAGATGCTGTAACTACTGGAAGTTCTTTTATTGATGATGAACTTTGTGTAAAATGTGGTTGGTGTGAAGAAATTTGTCCTGTAGATGCTGCTAAAGTTAAAAAACAGTATGAAGGAACTTTAGATATAGATCAAGACAAATGTACTGTCTGTGGAACTTGTATTGATGTTTGTCCTTGTGATGTTTTATCATTCCCTGAGTCTACTGGACCAGCTACTGTAGTGGATAACATTAAAAAAGATGAGCAATATTGTATACATTGTGGTGCATGTGAAAGAGCATGTCCTGTTGATGCTATTGATGTTAAAATTACTAATGTTGATCACACTCCAACTAAATCTAAATCTTGGATAGAGAAATTTGAGGCTTTAAAAAACTAA
- a CDS encoding 4Fe-4S dicluster domain-containing protein has translation MELKVNQDNCLGCGVCVVACPVNVSISNDVAGGHGSRTEEVIMMVENGVIKLFSDDKCTKCGTCQMFCPVDAIFLE, from the coding sequence ATGGAACTTAAAGTAAATCAAGATAACTGCCTTGGGTGTGGTGTATGTGTAGTTGCATGCCCAGTTAATGTTTCAATCAGTAACGATGTTGCTGGAGGGCATGGATCTAGAACAGAAGAAGTAATAATGATGGTTGAAAATGGTGTTATTAAACTTTTCAGTGATGACAAATGTACCAAGTGTGGGACTTGTCAGATGTTCTGTCCTGTTGACGCCATATTTTTAGAATAG
- a CDS encoding molybdopterin dinucleotide binding domain-containing protein has protein sequence MTYIEKPPVPNVVKYDEPMATKRNKLEVMLNTGSDIYQGACKKRGSTLKDEYRHASGTAYMDPRDMARLGVKNWDTALVKTDWGEVVVFTAHSRDAPHEGQIFICKGPWANVIVSPETYCCCDPTYKGVEATIEKTDKEPLLMADLMAEVYMKYDKDAEKSTNRLTEKRINVGITKPEE, from the coding sequence ATGACATATATTGAAAAACCACCTGTTCCAAATGTTGTTAAATATGATGAACCTATGGCAACTAAAAGAAATAAACTTGAAGTTATGTTAAATACTGGGTCTGATATTTATCAAGGAGCATGTAAAAAGAGAGGTTCTACTTTAAAAGATGAATATAGACATGCTTCTGGTACTGCTTATATGGATCCTAGAGATATGGCAAGATTAGGTGTCAAAAATTGGGACACTGCTTTAGTAAAAACTGACTGGGGAGAAGTTGTAGTTTTTACAGCTCATTCAAGAGATGCTCCTCATGAAGGTCAAATCTTTATTTGTAAAGGGCCATGGGCAAATGTTATTGTAAGTCCTGAGACTTACTGCTGTTGTGACCCTACTTACAAAGGAGTTGAAGCAACCATTGAAAAAACTGATAAAGAACCGTTACTTATGGCTGATTTAATGGCAGAAGTTTATATGAAATATGATAAAGATGCTGAAAAATCTACTAATCGTTTAACTGAAAAAAGGATTAATGTAGGTATAACTAAGCCAGAAGAATAG
- a CDS encoding formylmethanofuran dehydrogenase subunit B produces MAYEEPITDYDEIVENCTCAFCGCNCDDLTYLIKDGHVVGVRHACRLGASKVMEDMDQRLLVPMIRNEEGDLVEADWDTALDKAAELIAGAVRPVFYGWSETSIETMKHGIKLGELVGAVLDNQATICHGPSLQAVQNAGYPVNTLGEVKNRADMIVYSGNNAMNSHPRHLGRYSAFPRGYFRKRGRFDKTIVTMDPRYTDTAKMSDIWVGFEQNGDYEFYNAMRAVLRGKKLKKDVISGIPKEDIEELVEAMKTTQYGSLFFGLGLTHTLSKQRNIDIAINLIQDLNKFTKWNLVPMRGHFNVNGFNIFMAFEMGFPYGVDFSRGYPRYMNGETNTIDLLTREEPDVFMVIAADPGAHFPGGANRHLANIPVIQIDIHWGPSTELADIVLPGSFIGVEAAGTSYRMDGVPIYMKKAIDKPETCRDDEWIVRELHERVQKIKGSKIASK; encoded by the coding sequence ATGGCATATGAAGAACCAATTACAGACTATGATGAAATAGTTGAAAATTGTACTTGTGCTTTCTGTGGTTGTAATTGTGATGATTTGACCTATTTAATTAAAGATGGACATGTTGTGGGTGTAAGACATGCTTGTCGTTTAGGTGCAAGTAAAGTTATGGAAGATATGGATCAAAGATTATTAGTTCCTATGATTCGTAATGAAGAAGGAGATCTTGTTGAAGCTGACTGGGACACTGCATTAGACAAAGCTGCAGAACTTATTGCTGGGGCTGTAAGACCAGTATTTTATGGTTGGAGTGAAACATCTATTGAAACCATGAAACATGGTATTAAACTAGGAGAACTCGTAGGTGCAGTTTTAGATAATCAAGCTACTATCTGTCACGGACCTTCTCTTCAAGCTGTTCAGAATGCAGGATATCCTGTTAACACTTTGGGAGAAGTTAAAAATAGGGCTGATATGATTGTTTACTCTGGAAACAATGCAATGAATTCTCACCCAAGACATTTGGGAAGATATTCTGCTTTCCCTAGAGGATACTTTAGAAAAAGAGGTCGATTTGATAAGACTATTGTTACTATGGATCCAAGATATACAGATACTGCAAAAATGTCTGATATATGGGTAGGATTTGAACAAAATGGAGATTATGAATTTTATAATGCTATGAGGGCAGTTTTAAGAGGTAAAAAACTTAAAAAAGATGTAATATCTGGAATACCTAAGGAAGATATTGAAGAGCTTGTTGAAGCTATGAAAACTACTCAATATGGTTCTCTTTTCTTTGGTTTAGGATTAACCCATACTTTGTCTAAACAAAGAAATATTGATATTGCAATTAATTTAATTCAAGATTTAAACAAGTTTACTAAATGGAATTTAGTACCTATGAGAGGGCATTTTAATGTTAATGGATTTAATATTTTCATGGCATTTGAAATGGGATTCCCATATGGTGTTGACTTTTCAAGAGGTTATCCAAGATATATGAATGGTGAAACTAACACTATTGATTTGTTAACAAGAGAAGAACCAGATGTATTTATGGTAATAGCTGCTGATCCTGGAGCTCACTTCCCTGGTGGAGCTAACAGACACTTAGCTAATATCCCTGTTATACAAATTGATATTCATTGGGGTCCTTCCACAGAACTTGCTGATATTGTTTTACCAGGTTCTTTCATTGGTGTAGAAGCTGCTGGAACTAGTTATAGGATGGATGGTGTTCCAATTTATATGAAAAAGGCTATTGATAAACCTGAAACTTGTAGGGATGACGAATGGATTGTTAGAGAACTCCATGAAAGAGTTCAGAAAATTAAAGGCTCAAAGATAGCTAGTAAATAA